Proteins encoded within one genomic window of Nilaparvata lugens isolate BPH chromosome 11, ASM1435652v1, whole genome shotgun sequence:
- the LOC111050809 gene encoding mRNA decay activator protein ZFP36L1: MSPATHMPSSPSTTVNDFELLWQLQTQSGLVSPLSSSNSSLASGISSPTAGQLSASQLSAVELQLLNQISNLRWGQQTQQQSADNRELSRQVSAQPYDTAVAPHRRVERTQSEPSRAAALAVNTSRYKTELCRSFEESGFCKYGDKCQFAHGPEDLRKLTRHPKYKTELCRTYHSNGMCPYGSRCHFRHSEKLRTVMLALAAGELLPGDLFQLPASADPLPDLLPSSADPLPDLLPSSFDLRSSSLCSSPTSSLASGSPPPSAFSANTAFSFSSPVRPLSPFVDFPRSSSPLSESRLPVFNELSRNQIDCLRMLNDLTL, encoded by the exons ACGCAGAGCGGCCTGGTCAGTCCACTGAGCTCGTCCAACTCCAGCCTCGCCAGCGGCATCAGCTCGCCCACAGCTGGTCAGCTGTCAGCTAGTCAGCTATCAGCTGTCGAGCTCCAGCTGCTCAACCAAATCTCAAACCTGAGGTGGGGCCAACAGACGCAGCAGCAATCAGCTGACAACCGGGAGCTGTCCCGTCAGGTGTCCGCACAGCCCTACGataccgcagtcgctccgcacAGAAGGGTTGAGAG AACGCAGTCAGAGCCGAGCCGCGCAGCCGCGTTGGCAGTGAACACATCTCGCTACAAGACGGAACTGTGTCGCTCCTTCGAGGAGAGCGGATTCTGCAAGTATGGCGACAAATGCCAGTTCGCACACGGCCCCGAGGACTTACGCAAGCTGACGCGTCACCCCAAGTACAAGACGGAACTGTGCCGTACCTACCACTCCAACGGCATGTGCCCCTACGGATCCCGTTGTCACTTCCGCCATTCCGAAAAACTCCGCACAGTAATGCTCGCATTGGCGGCGGGAGAATTACTTCCGGGGGACCTATTTCAACTTCCGGCCTCCGCGGACCCACTTCCGGATCTACTTCCGTCCTCCGCGGACCCACTTCCGGATCTACTTCCGTCCTCGTTCGATCTGCGATCCTCCTCTCTCTGTTCCTCCCCGACTAGTAGCCTGGCGAGCGGTTCACCCCCACCTTCGGCGTTTTCTGCCAACACAGCGTTTTCGTTCAGCAGCCCCGTTCGCCCGCTCAGTCCGTTCGTCGACTTCCCAAGGTCGTCCAGTCCGCTCAGCGAATCACGACTGCCCGTCTTCAACGAACTCAGTCGCAATCAGATCGACTGTCTCCGGATGCTCAACGATCTCACTCTGTGA